From the Roseibium sp. HPY-6 genome, one window contains:
- the yacG gene encoding DNA gyrase inhibitor YacG, whose protein sequence is MTDTNKNSSGRRMRPCPICSKLSTREDYPFCSDRCAKIDLNRWFSEGYTIPVVETDDIDESNFPED, encoded by the coding sequence ATGACTGATACGAACAAAAATAGTTCAGGCAGGCGCATGCGGCCCTGTCCTATCTGCTCGAAACTTTCGACCCGGGAAGACTATCCGTTCTGCTCGGATCGTTGTGCCAAAATCGACCTGAATCGCTGGTTTTCCGAAGGCTACACGATCCCGGTCGTCGAGACCGACGACATCGACGAAAGCAACTTTCCGGAAGACTAG
- a CDS encoding Maf-like protein: protein MTDAPHLILASASPRRLALLQQIGLDPDHLMPADIDETPKKHETPRSLALRLARTKAEAVRQSADALQEMQGGLVLAADTVVAVGRRALPKAELTEQALMCLSMLSGRGHRVFTGIAVAEANGKVRSKLVETRVRFKRLSRKDVDDYIASGEWRGKAGGYAIQGLAGSFVVKLVGSYPSVVGLPLAETVNLLSAAGYPVHQGWATAAA, encoded by the coding sequence ATGACCGACGCTCCCCACCTCATTCTGGCTTCCGCTTCGCCGCGACGTCTCGCACTGCTGCAGCAGATCGGGCTCGACCCTGATCATCTTATGCCGGCAGATATCGACGAGACGCCCAAAAAGCATGAAACGCCGCGCAGCCTTGCGCTGCGGCTGGCCCGCACCAAGGCGGAAGCTGTTCGACAATCGGCTGATGCTCTGCAAGAAATGCAGGGCGGCCTTGTTCTGGCTGCGGACACCGTAGTGGCTGTCGGGCGCCGGGCTCTGCCCAAGGCCGAGCTAACCGAGCAGGCGCTAATGTGCCTCTCGATGCTCTCCGGACGGGGGCATCGCGTTTTCACAGGAATCGCGGTCGCGGAAGCGAACGGCAAGGTGCGCTCCAAGCTGGTCGAGACACGGGTTCGCTTCAAGCGCCTGTCCCGTAAGGATGTCGACGACTATATTGCCTCAGGTGAGTGGCGCGGGAAGGCGGGCGGCTACGCGATTCAAGGACTGGCGGGGAGTTTCGTCGTCAAGCTTGTCGGCTCGTATCCCTCCGTTGTCGGGCTTCCGCTTGCCGAGACGGTCAACCTCCTCAGTGCAGCAGGGTACCCGGTGCACCAGGGTTGGGCGACCGCAGCAGCCTGA
- the infA gene encoding translation initiation factor IF-1, producing MAKEEALEFPGVVTELLPNATFRVKLENDHEIIAHTAGRMRKNRIRVLAGDKVLVEMTPYDLTKGRITYRFK from the coding sequence ATGGCCAAAGAAGAAGCTCTGGAGTTTCCGGGCGTCGTAACAGAACTGTTGCCGAATGCGACGTTCCGCGTAAAACTGGAAAATGATCACGAAATTATCGCGCACACGGCTGGGCGTATGCGTAAGAACCGTATCCGCGTTCTGGCGGGCGACAAGGTTCTCGTTGAAATGACCCCTTATGATCTCACCAAGGGGCGGATCACCTACCGCTTCAAATAG